From Solanum stenotomum isolate F172 chromosome 2, ASM1918654v1, whole genome shotgun sequence:
cccttcattttaatttgtttgtttaattaCTGTTTCGACAGTCAAATAAAATGGAAAGAAGTTAATAATATTTGCATAATGATGTTCTTATTTTACATTGTACCGATGCTTAATTAAACTCAAGAAAATTACTCAATAACAATATTTGCACCTACATTCTTATCATCATGAATCTGATGATCAACTTCTTTCATTGCCATTatatttttctgatttcttcttgattttttcctttttttgtcaTAGCTAATTCCTCTAGACTTGGACTGAAAATTACGAACATCGCGTAAAAATAGCTTAACTGCTTTAGCTCCAAACGGGTTCATTTCCGAATTTCCTCCATGTTCTTCATAAGCAGCACGAAGACGCCCTATAAGAGCGTCCAGGCTTCCCCATGCTTGCCTTAAAGGGCAAGCACAGGGTGCCGGAGGATTTAGCATCCCAAAAAATGGACAATTTAGGTTATGGACTTTAGTCTTTCCGAACTGATCCAAGTACCTGTTAGAataagagaatattattatagatAGTAATGGAATCAggaattcatattaaattattaaaaaaaaagagttcaaaAGCAACTTTTTGAACTCCTTTATATTACTATACATTTAATGTTCCTTATGTCAAGGGGTACAACAATTTATAGATCTATAACCAAAAAAGAAGTTATAGTTATTCGATAACGGGACTCAATTGAACCTCTTCATTCTTACTAGCCCTAGACACTATATAATGACATACAAAGGCATTTATGATAAACACTCAATCTTAGgaagtaaatataaattaaatgcaATCGAACATCATTAACTTAAAACTTCTAGTTTCGTTCCTGACTACACAATAATTGTTTCAAGGGGTACACCAATATAtgtataaaacaaaaaaaaagtataatttttttataacaagATTCAATTGAACCTCTTCACTCTTACTAGCTCCAAACACTATATAATGACATGCAAAGGCATTTATGATAAGCACCCAATTTTAGGAAGTAAATCTAGATTAAAAAACAAAGGTATAATTCTCTGATAACAGGATTCAGTTGAACCCCTTTGTCCTTACTAGCTCCAAACCAATATAATAACATACATACAAAGGTAATTTTTGATAAGCACCCAATCTTAGAAATTAATGATAAGCACCCCATCTTAGAAAGTAAATCTAGATAATATGCAGTCGAGCACCGTGGCTTAAAAATTCTAACTTCGTCCctgattataaaaaaataatatagtgaaCATCCGTAACTATTTGTATATAGGCTTACATGTAAACATAAAATCTAGAAAAATCCTTAACTAATACCACAATTTAAATTAAGCTCATACATTTTAATCCTTATTTTGACTAATAAATTGTTAACAATAGAACCTAgctatcaaaaaaaataaattctttaattttaatttgtctgTTTTAATATGATTTGACATGAGGTTTAAGAAAGTaacgattttttaaaaaacattgtggtcttaaactaaaaatataatgtaccaaaatattctttaaatcttgtggtcttaaaacatgaaatgttgaaattaaagagttgtcaaaCTAGGAAGGagtcattcttttttgaaacaaaagtaagacaaataaacTGAAAcgagtaattttttttcaaacat
This genomic window contains:
- the LOC125855336 gene encoding protein LIGHT-DEPENDENT SHORT HYPOCOTYLS 1-like, translating into MDVANVNPSNNVVDILSAPRLSRYESQKRRDWNTFCQYIRNHHPLMSLLQCSSIHVLEFLRYLDQFGKTKVHNLNCPFFGMLNPPAPCACPLRQAWGSLDALIGRLRAAYEEHGGNSEMNPFGAKAVKLFLRDVRNFQSKSRGISYDKKRKKSRRNQKNIMAMKEVDHQIHDDKNVGANIVIE